In Oryza sativa Japonica Group chromosome 3, ASM3414082v1, one DNA window encodes the following:
- the LOC4332119 gene encoding conserved oligomeric Golgi complex subunit 6, which translates to MAAALAPGVSRKLKKVLETRTDNPDLLASLGALSTFYVQNTPQARRNLKSSVEQRGLTINRHFLDASLPAHKALDRVEGEVHALNDSWKKIEEALGSCSASTGDIISTTERLQQELEVITQRQEIVSCFLRDYQLSNEEIHALRDEEIDEKFFKALLHVQEIHSNCKVLLRTHHQRAGLELMDMMSVYQEGAYERLCRWVQVECKRLGDTDNPEVSELLKKAVRCLKERPVLFKYCAEEVANMRHNALFRRFISALTRGGPGGLPRPIEVHAHDPLRYVGDMLGWLHQALASERELIVVLLDPDAMTDSGPTTRRYSVREGDPSKGEHDITFVLDRIFEGACRPFKVRVEQVLQSQPSLIISYKLSNTLEFYGYTISDLLGGDAALCNTIWSLRDATQQTFFNILKSRGEKLLRYPPLVAVDLSPPPAVREGISLLLELINTYNSMMVPASGKRPNFDPVISAILDPIIQMCEQAAEAQKSKGTIARRGRTSSDPTGNNRDSISVDAILSKNSSTSFLSGESSSKIYLINCLSAIQEPLMGQDVATSYINNLRSMIETHLHTLVDKEADSILRKCGLSNKMPYIKDYSSTGSKDDARPLADIVETSPQMLLECLKAFYGLVTGTEGSLPEFEQLQVPRLRSDACYGLARALAEAYELIYKAVVDPKNCYPDPRSLVKHSPEQIRTILEI; encoded by the exons atggcggcggcgctcgctcCGGGGGTGTCCCGGAAGCTGAAGAAGGTGCTGGAGACGCGGACGGACAACCCGGATCTGCTCGCCTCGCTGGGCGCGCTCTCCACCTTCTACGTGCAGAACACCCcgcaggcgcgccgcaacctCAAGTCCTCCGTCGAGCAGCGCGGCCTCACCATCAACCGCCATTTCCTCGACGCCTCCCTCCCTGCCCACAAG GCGTTGGATCGCGTCGAGGGGGAGGTGCACGCGCTCAACGATTCCTGGAAGAA GATTGaggaagcattgggcagttgtAGTGCAAGTACGGGGGATATCATCAGTACAACGGAGAGGCTGCAACAAGAACTTGAGGTTATCACTCAGCGCCAGGAAATTGTGTCATGCTTCCTGAGGGATTACCAACTTTCAAATGAAGAG ATACATGCACTCCGGGACGAAGAAATAGATGAGAAATTCTTCAAGGCATTGTTGCATGTCCAAGAAATACATTCAAACTGCAAGGTTCTGCTGCGAACACACCACCAG CGTGCTGGTTTGGAACTTATGGATATGATGTCTGTTTACCAAGAAGGAGCTTACGAAAGGTTATGCAG GTGGGTTCAAGTTGAATGTAAAAGATTAGGTGATACTGACAACCCTGAAGTAAGTGAACTTCTAAAGAAGGCTGTTCGATGCCTGAAGGAAAGACCTGTTTTATTTAAGTACTGCGCAGAAGAG GTTGCCAATATGAGACATAATGCCTTGTTCAGACGGTTTATAAGTGCTCTTACTAGAGGTGGACCGGGAGGGCTCCCAAGACCAATAGAAGTGCATGCTCATGATCCTCTTCGTTATGTTGGCGATATGCTGGGGTGGCTACATCAG GCTCTGGCATCTGAAAGAGAGCTTATAGTTGTTTTGCTTGATCCGGATGCGATGACTGACAGTGGTCCAACTACTCGTCGTTATTCTGTCCGAGAAGGTGATCCCTCCAAAGGAGAGCATGATATAACTTTTGTTCTTGATAGAATTTTTGAAGGGGCTTGTCGACCATTTAAAGTTCGAGTTGAACAAGTTCTGCAGTCACAACCAAGCCTGATAATTTCTTACAAACTTAGCAATACCTTGGAATTCTATGGTTACACA ATATCAGATCTGTTGGGTGGAGACGCTGCACTGTGCAATACAATATGGTCACTTAGAGATGCAACGCAGCAGACATTCTTTAATATCCTTAAGAGCCGAGGAGAAAAGTTATTGCGATATCCTCCACTTGTTGCTGTTGacctctctccccctccagCAGTGAGAGAAGGAATTTCATTGTTGCTTGAACTCATAAATACCTACAATAGCATGATGGTTCCTGCCTCTGGAAAAAGGCCAAATTTCGATCCTGTCATTTCTGCCATACTGGATCCTATAATTCAG ATGTGTGAGCAAGCTGCAGAGGCACAAAAGTCAAAAGGGACAATTGCACGGCGTGGTAGAACTAGTTCTGATCCCACTGGAAATAATAGAGATTCAATCTCAGTTGATGCTATTTTATCTAAGAATTCATCAACATCCTTTCTG AGTGGTGAATCTTCATCCAAAATCTACCTCATCAACTGTTTGTCAGCTATTCAGGAACCATTGATGGGCCAAGATGTTGCTACAAGTTATATTAACAACCTGCGGTCTATGATTGAAACACATTTGCACACCCTAGTAGATAAAGAAGCTGATAGCATTCTTAGGAAATGTGGACTATCAAACAAGATGCCATACATAAAGGACTATAGCTCTACTGGCAGCAAGGATGACGCACGACCTTTGGCTGATATTGTGGAGACATCACCGCAAATGTTGTTGGAATGCTTGAAGGCATTCTATGGTCTAGTGACTGGAACAGAAGGTTCCTTGCCTGAATTTGAGCAGCTGCAGGTACCAAGGTTGCGTTCTGATGCATGCTATGGTTTGGCTAGAGCTCTGGCGGAAGCTTATGAACTGATCTATAAGGCAGTGGTGGATCCAAAGAATTGCTACCCTGACCCAAGGTCTTTAGTAAAACACTCGCCTGAGCAGATAAGGACTATACTAGAAATCTGA
- the LOC4332120 gene encoding wall-associated receptor kinase-like 14, whose amino-acid sequence MRGAARLLLPLVVLLLHAARGSAGSTGGGGNGSCTQSCGRMRVPYPFGFSRGCTVQLGCDDASGTAWLGGTRGLGLLVSNVTPRAIVLTLPPNCSRPLNESLDALFTDNYAPTAQNALVVSSCDPQAAARLSNCSIPPEAYLEKSCNSIRCVLPSTKANVDGTNVTDPFLNRSEMRRLGSDCRGLVSASIYSNTAGPALQLTALELDWWVQGRCGCSSHAICDGFTPPSTQKEAFRCECQEGFEGDGYTAGAGCRRVPKCNPSKYLSGSCGKLVQIGLLVAGVFFGAMVMGITCLVYHLLRRRSAALRSQKSTKRLLSEASCTVPFYTYREIDRATNGFAEDQRLGTGAYGTVYAGRLSNNRLVAVKRIKQRDNAGLDRVMNEVKLVSSVSHRNLVRLLGCCIEHGQQILVYEFMPNGTLAQHLQRERGPAVPWTVRLRIAVETAKAIAYLHSEVHPPIYHRDIKSSNILLDHEYNSKVADFGLSRMGMTSVDSSHISTAPQGTPGYVDPQYHQNFHLSDKSDVYSFGVVLVEIITAMKAVDFSRVGSEVNLAQLAVDRIGKGSLDDIVDPYLDPHRDAWTLTSIHKVAELAFRCLAFHSEMRPSMAEVADELEQIQVSGWAPSTDDATFMSTTSSLCSSAPSRCTDKSWGTAKSKRQAAANAVVKQETTKCAVADSPVSVQERWFSDRSSPSSNSLLRNSSLN is encoded by the exons ATgcggggcgcggcgcggctacTCCTGCCActggtggtgctgctgctgcacgcaGCACGCGGATCAGCGGGATCGACGGGCGGCGGAGGCAACGGCAGCTGCACGCAGAGCTGCGGCCGCATGAGGGTGCCGTACCCGTTCGGCTTCTCCAGAGGCTGCACGGTTCAGCTCGGCTGCGACGACGCCTCCGGCACCGCGTGGCTCGGCGGGACGCGCGGGCTGGGCCTGCTCGTGAGCAACGTGACGCCGCGCGCCATCGTCCTCACCCTGCCCCCCAACTGCTCCCGCCCGCTCAACGAGTCCCTGGATGCGCTCTTCACCGACAACTACGCGCCCACCGCGCAGAACGCCCTGGTCGTGAGCTCGTGCGACCCgcaggccgccgcccgcctcagCAACTGCAGCATCCCACCCGAGGCCTACCTCGAGAAGAGCTGCAATTCCATCCGCTGCGTCTTACCTTCTACCAAAGCCAACGTCGACGGGACAAACGTCACAGACCCTTTCTTGAATAGAAGCGAGatgcggcggctcggctcggaCTGCCGCGGGCTCGTGTCGGCGTCGATCTATTCGAACACGGCGGGGCCGGCGCTGCAGCTGACCGCGCTGGAGCTGGATTGGTGGGTGCAGGGGCGGTGCGGCTGCTCGAGCCACGCCATCTGCGACGGGTTCACCCCGCCGTCTACGCAGAAGGAGGCGTTCCGGTGCGAGTGCCAGGAGGGGTTCGAGGGCGACGGCtacaccgccggcgccggttgCCGGAGAG tTCCAAAGTGTAATCCTTCAAAATACCTATCAGGATCATGTGGCAAGTTGGTTCAGATCGGCCTTCTTGTGGCAG GAGTCTTTTTTGGAGCCATGGTGATGGGCATCACCTGCTTGGTGTACCACCTGCTGCGGCGCCGGTCGGCGGCCCTCCGGAGCCAGAAGAGCACGAAGCGGCTGCTGTCGGAGGCGTCCTGCACGGTGCCCTTCTACACGTACCGCGAGATCGATCGCGCCACCAACGGCTTCGCCGAGGACCAGCGCCTTGGCACGGGCGCGTACGGCACGGTGTACGCGGGGCGGCTGAGCAACAACCGCCTCGTGGCCGTGAAGCGGATCAAGCAGCGCGACAACGCCGGGCTGGACCGCGTGATGAACGAGGTGAAGCTCGTGTCGTCGGTGAGCCACCGCAACCTCGTCCGCCTCCTCGGCTGCTGCATCGAGCACGGGCAGCAGATCCTCGTCTACGAGTTCATGCCCAACGGCACGCTGGCGCAGCACCTGCAGCGGGAGCGCGGCCCGGCCGTGCCGTGGACGGTCCGCCTCCGCATCGCCGTCGAGACGGCCAAGGCCATCGCGTACCTGCACTCGGAGGTGCACCCGCCCATCTACCACCGCGACATCAAGTCCAGCAACATCCTGCTCGACCACGAGTACAACTCCAAGGTCGCCGACTTCGGGCTGTCGCGGATGGGCATGACGTCCGTCGACTCGTCGCACATCTCCACCGCGCCGCAGGGCACGCCGGGGTACGTCGACCCTCAGTACCACCAGAACTTCCACCTCTCGGACAAgagcgacgtgtacagcttcggcgtcgTGCTCGTCGAGATCATCACGGCCATGAAGGCCGTCGACTTCAGCCGGGTTGGCAGCGAGGTCAACCTGGCGCAGCTGGCCGTCGACAGGATCGGGAAAGGCAGCCTCGACGACATCGTCGACCCCTACCTAGACCCGCACAGGGACGCCTGGACTCTCACGTCCATCCACAAGGTGGCCGAGCTGGCGTTTCGGTGCCTGGCGTTCCACAGCGAGATGAGACCTTCCATGGCTGAGGTCGCCGACGAGCTGGAACAGATTCAGGTCAGCGGGTGGGCGCCGTCCACGGATGACGCCACATTCATGTCAACGACGTCCTCGCTTTGCTCGTCGGCTCCATCACGTTGCACGGACAAGTCTTGGGGGACCGCTAAGAGCAAGAGGCAGGCCGCGGCAAACGCAGTGGTAAAGCAAGAGACGACGAAGTGTGCAGTCGCCGACTCCCCCGTGTCCGTGCAGGAGAGATGGTTCAGCGATAGGAGCTCCCCTTCCTCAAATAGCCTGCTGAGGAATAGCTCCC